One window of Puntigrus tetrazona isolate hp1 chromosome 14, ASM1883169v1, whole genome shotgun sequence genomic DNA carries:
- the hnrnpa0b gene encoding heterogeneous nuclear ribonucleoprotein A0b — MSAMEQLCKLFVGGLNVQTTNDGLRAHFEQYGKLTDCVVVQNDQLQRSRCFGFVTYSSAEEADAAMAARPHVVDGKTVELKRAVAREDAGKPEALAKVKKIFVGGLKEDIEENTLTEYFSQFGMIEKSEVITDKDTGKKRGFGFVHFEDNDSADKAVVLKFHMINGHKVEVKKALTKQEIQAAGGARGGRGRGGGRGMGRNQNGFGGGRGGYGGYGGGYGGGYGGSDGGYSGGYGSGGYGGGYGGGYGGGYGEQMGGYGGGNGYSDFGSGYGQQSSGYGPMKGGNTYAGRSGAPYPRGGGPGYGRGGYGGY, encoded by the coding sequence ATGTCAGCAATGGAGCAGCTCTGCAAACTTTTCGTTGGTGGCCTGAACGTCCAAACAACTAACGATGGGCTTCGCGCTCATTTTGAACAGTACGGTAAACTAACGGACTGCGTGGTAGTTCAAAACGATCAACTTCAGCGGTCTCGTTGTTTCGGCTTCGTAACGTACTCCAGCGCAGAGGAGGCTGATGCAGCAATGGCCGCCAGGCCACATGTGGTAGACGGTAAAACCGTGGAGCTGAAGAGAGCCGTGGCTCGGGAAGATGCCGGGAAGCCCGAAGCTCTCGCCAAAGTCAAGAAGATATTCGTCGGGGGCCTAAAAGAGGACATCGAGGAGAACACCCTCACCGAGTATTTCTCGCAGTTCGGCATGATCGAGAAATCCGAAGTCATCACCGACAAAGACACCGGCAAGAAGCGCGGTTTCGGCTTTGTCCACTTCGAAGATAACGACTCGGCCGACAAAGCCGTCGTGCTCAAGTTCCACATGATCAACGGGCACAAAGTGGAGGTCAAGAAAGCGCTCACGAAACAAGAGATCCAGGCCGCCGGCGGAGCTAGGGGCGGCAgggggagaggaggaggaagaggtaTGGGGCGGAATCAAAATGGCTTCGGCGGCGGGAGAGGAGGCTACGGCGGCTACGGGGGTGGCTATGGCGGAGGCTACGGCGGCAGTGATGGCGGCTACAGCGGCGGCTATGGAAGTGGGGGTTACGGAGGAGGCTACGGGGGTGGGTACGGAGGCGGCTACGGCGAACAGATGGGAGGCTATGGCGGTGGTAACGGTTACAGTGACTTTGGCAGCGGATACGGCCAGCAGTCCTCCGGCTACGGGCCCATG
- the spdl1 gene encoding protein Spindly isoform X2, with product MSDLENEIKVLRRKVQEGEEALQRAGQYGLQLLDDKMDLHSQLEEQRIEMTGVIEALEQEKYSLQREVELKARMLESLRSEFDLVKNQQKHHMEQQQTLLERNHALELSDLKNKLEKMKTNLEEAQLAERQMRHKLDQQSEALNSKTEELRALTERAHETMSSEILELQMQMEDMESTMATLEQELQEARYKEEQLHLANTAFQRQLERLTEEKEEREKEAVSCYNALEKAREANQDLQIQLEQVLQQAQDPNSKGNSLFSEVEDKRAEMERQLNSMKRQHESLHKQHALTKQHMHRMKMQIATLMQLQGNRADPAQLERLQFMLSEKNNEIESLMIKVRELEKEKMTVKDQHPAAPSKEGELMDETYYTDLLKMQLSNSKKDAEKLKDELSMARMKALSESQRVLELERKLYGTEQALKQRHSDNMRLQVKLEELKMKYTPNEVNKAQVQKRRREKFPVPVPEEKSASSKEETATMDTEPSKGSGEKTVEETLNHPVEKPVVIPLQSAQATDPNPRELPRESKSVRICEDPPVCIPDAPRSPVSDSKSKNDDQTHQSSEEEENWRTEKKRKKYQQPTHVNSEKTMANECAQQ from the exons ATGTCAGATCTTGAGAATGAGATTAAAGTTTTGCGGCGGAAGGTTCAGGAAGGAGAAGAGGCTCTTCAGAGGGCTGGACAGTATGGACTTCAACTCTTGGATGACAAAATGGATCTGCACAGCCAGTTGGAGGAACAACGAATTGAGATGACCGGTGTCATTGAG GCCCTGGAACAAGAGAAATACTCCTTACAAAGGGAAGTTGAGTTAAAAGCCCGAATGCTGGAGAGTCTGCGATCTGAATTCGATCTTGTCAAAAACCAACAGAAGCATCACATGGAGCAGCAACAAACTTTGCTGGAGAGGAACCATGCTCTTGAGCTCAGTGACTTAAAGAATAAG TTGGAGAAAATGAAGACGAATTTAGAGGAGGCTCAACTTGCTGAGAGGCAGATGAGACACAAGCTGGACCAGCAGTCTGAAGCGCTGAACAGCAAAACCGAAGAACTTCGTGCCCTTACAGAACGTGCTCATGAAACAATGTCCTCGGAGATCCTTGAGCTACAAATGCAGATGGAGGATATGGAATCAACAATG GCGACTTTGGAGCAGGAGCTTCAGGAGGCACGATACAAAGAAGAGCAGTTACATTTGGCCAACACCGCGTTCCAGAGACAACTAGAGAGGCTCACAGAAgagaaggaagagagagagaaagaggcagTGTCCTGCTACAATGCTTTGGAG AAAGCTCGTGAAGCCAACCAAGACCTTCAGATCCAGCTGGAGCAGGTGTTACAGCAGGCACAAGATCCAAACAGCAAAGGCAATTCCTTGTTTTCTGAG GTAGAGGACAAAAGAGCAGAGATGGAGCGACAGCTGAACAGCATGAAACGACAGCATGAGTCTTTACACAAGCAGCATGCTCTTACCAAGCAACATATGCACCGCATGAAG ATGCAGATAGCCACCCTTATGCAGCTCCAGGGCAACAGGGCTGACCCGGCACAGCTTGAACGACTGCAATTCATGttatctgaaaaaaacaatgagaTAGAAAGCCTGATGATTAAAGTAAGAGAACTGGAGAAAGAGAAG ATGACCGTAAAAGACCAGCATCCAGCTGCCCCCTCTAAAGAGGGTGAACTTATGGATGAGACTTACTACACGGatctattaaaaatgcaactttcaAATTCAAA AAAGGATGCAGAGAAACTGAAGGATGAGCTGTCCATGGCAAGAATGAAAGCGCTCTCTGAAAGTCAAAGAGTGTTGGAGTTGGAGAGGAAACTCTATGGCACGGAGCAAGCACTTAAACAAAGGCACAGTGACAATATGAGGCTCCAAGTCAAGCTTGAAGAACTAAAGATGAAATATACACCtaatg AGGTGAACAAAGCACAAGTACAGAAACGCAGACGTGAGAAGTTTCCTGTACCTGTTCCAGAGGAGAAGTCGGCATCTAGCAAAGAGGAAACTGCAACCATGGATACTGAGCCAAGCAAGGGCTCAGGTGAAAAAACAGTGGAAGAAACCCTCAATCATCCCGTTGAGAAGCCAGTTGTGATCCCGTTACAGTCTGCACAAGCCACAGATCCCAACCCCCGTGAACTGCCCCGTGAAAGCAAGTCTGTTAGAATCTGCGAGGATCCCCCAGTCTGCATTCCCGATGCGCCCAG GTCTCCTGTAAGTGACTCCAAAAGCAAGAATGATGATCAAACTCATCAAAGCAGTGAAGAGGAGGAGAATTGGAGAActgaaaagaagaggaaaaagtaCCAACAGCCCACTCATGTTAACTCTGAAAAAACTATGGCAAACGAGTGTGCTCAGCAGTAG
- the spdl1 gene encoding protein Spindly isoform X1: MSDLENEIKVLRRKVQEGEEALQRAGQYGLQLLDDKMDLHSQLEEQRIEMTGVIEALEQEKYSLQREVELKARMLESLRSEFDLVKNQQKHHMEQQQTLLERNHALELSDLKNKLEKMKTNLEEAQLAERQMRHKLDQQSEALNSKTEELRALTERAHETMSSEILELQMQMEDMESTMATLEQELQEARYKEEQLHLANTAFQRQLERLTEEKEEREKEAVSCYNALEKAREANQDLQIQLEQVLQQAQDPNSKGNSLFSEVEDKRAEMERQLNSMKRQHESLHKQHALTKQHMHRMKMQIATLMQLQGNRADPAQLERLQFMLSEKNNEIESLMIKVRELEKEKMTVKDQHPAAPSKEGELMDETYYTDLLKMQLSNSKKDAEKLKDELSMARMKALSESQRVLELERKLYGTEQALKQRHSDNMRLQVKLEELKMKYTPNEVNKAQVQKRRREKFPVPVPEEKSASSKEETATMDTEPSKGSGEKTVEETLNHPVEKPVVIPLQSAQATDPNPRELPRESKSVRICEDPPVCIPDAPRSVPTSACQPFSFLLRCVNFTVFIIFLFLGFMKTLTPRPSLPALPLPLRNPVVRRNLF; encoded by the exons ATGTCAGATCTTGAGAATGAGATTAAAGTTTTGCGGCGGAAGGTTCAGGAAGGAGAAGAGGCTCTTCAGAGGGCTGGACAGTATGGACTTCAACTCTTGGATGACAAAATGGATCTGCACAGCCAGTTGGAGGAACAACGAATTGAGATGACCGGTGTCATTGAG GCCCTGGAACAAGAGAAATACTCCTTACAAAGGGAAGTTGAGTTAAAAGCCCGAATGCTGGAGAGTCTGCGATCTGAATTCGATCTTGTCAAAAACCAACAGAAGCATCACATGGAGCAGCAACAAACTTTGCTGGAGAGGAACCATGCTCTTGAGCTCAGTGACTTAAAGAATAAG TTGGAGAAAATGAAGACGAATTTAGAGGAGGCTCAACTTGCTGAGAGGCAGATGAGACACAAGCTGGACCAGCAGTCTGAAGCGCTGAACAGCAAAACCGAAGAACTTCGTGCCCTTACAGAACGTGCTCATGAAACAATGTCCTCGGAGATCCTTGAGCTACAAATGCAGATGGAGGATATGGAATCAACAATG GCGACTTTGGAGCAGGAGCTTCAGGAGGCACGATACAAAGAAGAGCAGTTACATTTGGCCAACACCGCGTTCCAGAGACAACTAGAGAGGCTCACAGAAgagaaggaagagagagagaaagaggcagTGTCCTGCTACAATGCTTTGGAG AAAGCTCGTGAAGCCAACCAAGACCTTCAGATCCAGCTGGAGCAGGTGTTACAGCAGGCACAAGATCCAAACAGCAAAGGCAATTCCTTGTTTTCTGAG GTAGAGGACAAAAGAGCAGAGATGGAGCGACAGCTGAACAGCATGAAACGACAGCATGAGTCTTTACACAAGCAGCATGCTCTTACCAAGCAACATATGCACCGCATGAAG ATGCAGATAGCCACCCTTATGCAGCTCCAGGGCAACAGGGCTGACCCGGCACAGCTTGAACGACTGCAATTCATGttatctgaaaaaaacaatgagaTAGAAAGCCTGATGATTAAAGTAAGAGAACTGGAGAAAGAGAAG ATGACCGTAAAAGACCAGCATCCAGCTGCCCCCTCTAAAGAGGGTGAACTTATGGATGAGACTTACTACACGGatctattaaaaatgcaactttcaAATTCAAA AAAGGATGCAGAGAAACTGAAGGATGAGCTGTCCATGGCAAGAATGAAAGCGCTCTCTGAAAGTCAAAGAGTGTTGGAGTTGGAGAGGAAACTCTATGGCACGGAGCAAGCACTTAAACAAAGGCACAGTGACAATATGAGGCTCCAAGTCAAGCTTGAAGAACTAAAGATGAAATATACACCtaatg AGGTGAACAAAGCACAAGTACAGAAACGCAGACGTGAGAAGTTTCCTGTACCTGTTCCAGAGGAGAAGTCGGCATCTAGCAAAGAGGAAACTGCAACCATGGATACTGAGCCAAGCAAGGGCTCAGGTGAAAAAACAGTGGAAGAAACCCTCAATCATCCCGTTGAGAAGCCAGTTGTGATCCCGTTACAGTCTGCACAAGCCACAGATCCCAACCCCCGTGAACTGCCCCGTGAAAGCAAGTCTGTTAGAATCTGCGAGGATCCCCCAGTCTGCATTCCCGATGCGCCCAGGTCAGTGCCAACCTCTGCATGCCAACCCTTCTCCTTTCTCCTGCGCTGTGTCAACTTTACAGTCTTTatcatcttcctcttcctggGTTTTATGAAAACACTCACTCCTCGACCGTCACTTCCTGCTCTACCGCTGCCTCTCAGGAATCCTGTAGTTCGAAGGAacttattttga
- the sil1 gene encoding nucleotide exchange factor SIL1, with translation MMMTRRIIMQRKCKLGLSIALWLVSVGLICAHNEKSPTALSIKEGSDDHSKGEETLLEDEDSEDLEVFRPTDKWQTLKPGQAVPAGSHVRLNLQTGHREVKIGEEAGLKYRSDGNRQGTMNMHGSSFTAEELKEALKKFKEGMDDLVDTKDEDAVRAQFRPIEELKKDMEALDMLVETDVQVMRRLLNQFNNTNSTNEEKITALLDLEYLVHQVDNARNLVSMGGMQLVINVLNSTDIRLQESAAFVLGSAVSSNPSVQVEAIEGGALQKLLTLLATQRPITVKKKVLFAVASLLRHFPFAQSHFLKLGGVQVLSELFQTPGTEPLRVRIITVLYDMIIEKELISQVGMDIIPDSSHQERLRQYAEVSLLPMLVEQGWCRLVPELLESPEHDYREKALRTLLAMMAQCQTQYKQNPALTASLSELQKQYQELVLTEQDVGEQDGYFSEILALVDSMVVKMRQV, from the exons ATGATGATGACCAGACGTATAATAATGCAAAGGAAGTGCAAACTGGGATTGTCGATCGCTCTCTGGCTTGTCAGTGTTGGTCTCATATGTGCCCACAACGAGAAG TCACCAACAGCCCTGTCTATCAAAGAAGGCTCTGATGATCATAGCAAGGGTGAAGAAACATTATTAGAGGATGAGGATTCTGAGGATTTGGAGGTGTTTAGACCTACAGACAAGTGGCAAACTCTCAAACCAG GTCAAGCAGTTCCAGCAGGCTCCCATGTCAGATTAAATCTTCAGACAGGCCACAGAGAGGTCAAGATTGGAGAGGAGGCTGGTCTCAAATACAGGAGTGATGGAAATAG GCAAGGGACGATGAACATGCACGGCTCGTCATTCACAGCTGAGGAGTTGAAAGAGGCTTTGAAAAAGTTTAAAGAAGGAATGGATGATCTGGTGGACACGAAA GATGAGGATGCAGTGAGGGCTCAATTTCGCCCCATCGAAGAGCTGAAAAAAGACATGGAGGCACTTGACATGCTTGTGGAGACAGACGTTCAAGTTATGAGGAGGCTTTTAAACCAATTTAATAATACCAACAGCACAAACGAGGAAAAAATCACAGCTCTCCTTGACTTGGAGTACCTTGTGCACCAG GTAGATAATGCCCGAAATTTGGTGTCCATGGGAGGAATGCAATtggttataaatgttttaaacagcaCAGACATTCGTCTCCAAGAGAGTGCTGCCTTTGTGCTTGGATCTGCTGTTTCGAG TAATCCATCAGTGCAAGTTGAGGCAATAGAAGGAGGTGCGTTACAGAAACTGTTGACATTGCTTGCCACTCAGCGACCAATAACGGTAAAGAAAAAG GTGTTATTTGCCGTGGCCTCTCTCCTGCGTCACTTCCCGTTTGCTCAAAGTCACTTTTTGAAGCTTGGTGGTGTGCAGGTGCTCAGCGAACTGTTTCAAACACCGGGGACGGAACCTCTGCGCGTGAGAATCATAACGGTGCTCTACGATATGATCATTGAGAAg GAGTTGATATCTCAGGTGGGAATGGACATTATACCAGATTCGTCTCATCAGGAACGCTTGCGACAGTATGCTGAAGTTTCCCTCCTGCCCATGTTGGTGGAGCAGGGATGGTGCAGGCTGGTGCCTGAGCTTTTAGAGTCACCTGAGCATGACTACAGAGAGAAGGCTCTGCGCACTCTGCTTGCCATGATGGCTCAGTGTCAGACTCAATATAAACAGAATCCCGCATTGACAGCCTCTCTGAGTGAACTTCAAAAACAGTACCAAGAACTGGTGCTCACAGAACAGGACGTAGGAGAGCAGGACGGTTATTTTTCAGAGATACTGGCACTTGTGGACTCTATGGTGGTTAAAATGCGACAGGTATAA
- the si:ch211-195b11.3 gene encoding PI-actitoxin-Avd5a has product MTMKFGILICVSVLFYLSVAEKQESEDNVSGLGCTREYDPVCGDDGVTYSNECMMNWQNKNKDNKVNLKHKGECETS; this is encoded by the exons ATGACCATGAAGTTTGGTATCCTGATCTGCGTTTCTGTTCTCTTTTACCTCTCTG TGGCAGAAAAACAAGAGAGTGAG GACAATGTTTCTGGTTTGGGATGTACTCGTGAGTACGATCCGGTGTGTGGAGACGATGGAGTCACGTACTCCAACGAGTGCATGATGAACTGGCAGAACAA GAACAAAGACAATAAGGTCAACCTAAAGCACAAAGGAGAGTGCGAGACTTCCTAA